A stretch of the Rosa rugosa chromosome 5, drRosRugo1.1, whole genome shotgun sequence genome encodes the following:
- the LOC133711131 gene encoding F-box protein At4g19940-like, whose translation MEADSVISGGLPSEIICFQILPRLPTKFVIRCRCVCKSWSSLTRNPSFLTVHRSFRCSPSTHLLFTTSDETTTTLQHFHSVKLNQEEGEKNIINPTTDLFSLPAPSYSFLGGTHSINGLTILADQLNAKTVYVFNPCTEQIITLPHTSLVAELFTHHLGFSAVTNEYKVFQVHWSGNEDYPNYVTSLRFKIFTLGTTTWRHIELDFPFDPERLDFAKKSVCLHGGIHWMHMNQKIIVAFDVGAERFRDNIPLPGDCDSGNIVEVGGCVAVYDDTSLFQQDMILLWILEDYQNHVWVKKNIIFTSSWEKLGCPIPLGTIHTGELLLKPTLRDSANVSVHLYNIESDSFRKCKISLPVKIGLWSLLTSYDESVITLRS comes from the coding sequence ATGGAAGCTGACTCAGTGATCAGCGGTGGGCTCCCATCCGAAATCATATGCTTCCAGATACTCCCAAGGCTACCGACCAAGTTCGTGATCCGTTGCAGATGCGTCTGCAAATCATGGTCCTCTCTCACCCGCAACCCTTCTTTTCTCACTGTTCACCGTAGCTTCCGGTGCAGCCCTTCCACTCACCTCCTCTTCACCACGTCGGACGAGACCACAACCACACTTCAACACTTTCACTCTGTGAAACTCAAccaagaagaaggagaaaagaataTTATTAATCCAACAACAGACCTCTTTAGCCTTCCAGCACCGTCCTATTCCTTTCTCGGCGGCACACATAGTATCAACGGCTTAACGATTTTAGCCGATCAACTTAATGCCAAAACGGTTTATGTGTTCAATCCCTGTACTGAACAGATTATAACTCTTCCCCATACCAGCCTTGTAGCCGAATTGTTTACACACCATCTCGGATTCAGTGCTGTTACAAACGAGTATAAGGTTTTCCAAGTGCATTGGTCTGGTAATGAGGATTACCCGAATTATGTGACTTCTCTGAGGTTCAAAATTTTCACTTTGGGTACAACTACATGGAGGCACATAGAGTTGGACTTTCCTTTTGATCCTGAAAGGCTAGACTTTGCTAAGAAAAGTGTATGCCTCCATGGAGGCATACATTGGATGCATATGAATCAGAAGATTATAGTTGCATTTGATGTTGGAGCCGAGAGATTCAGAGACAACATCCCACTTCCCGGAGATTGTGACTCCGGGAATATTGTTGAAGTGGGTGGATGTGTGGCTGTGTATGAtgacacatcattgtttcaacAGGACATGATATTATTGTGGATTTTGGAGGATTACCAAAATCATGTGTGGGTTAAGAAGAATATCATATTTACCTCGAGTTGGGAAAAATTAGGGTGCCCTATTCCGTTGGGTACAATCCACACAGGTGAGCTCCTGCTCAAGCCTACCTTACGGGACTCGGCCAATGTCAGTGTTCATCTTTACAATATAGAGAGCGATAGCTTTCGGAAATGTAAGATTAGTTTGCCGGTGAAGATTGGTCTATGGAGCTTGCTTACTAGTTATGATGAAAGTGTGATCACCTTGAGATCATGA